The nucleotide window CTCGGGCGACGTCGGCGCGCCCGCGTGCAACGTTGCCGCCTTGGCGGTGAGCTTCTCGACGAAGGCGTCGGCCACGCGGGCGTCGACGATCACGCGCTCCGTCGACATGCAAATCTGCCCCTGGTTGAAGAACGCACCGAACGCAATGCCATCGACCGCGGCGTCCAGATCGGCATCGTCGAGCACCAGCACGGGCGCCTTGCCGCCCAGCTCCAGCAGCGCGGGCTTCAGATGCTCGGCCGCCACACGGGCGATGATGCGCCCCACATGCGTGGAGCCGGTGAAGTTCACGCGTCGCACGGCCGGATGCGCGATCAGGCGCGCCACGATCTCGCCGGCATCCTCGGGCGCATTCGTCACGACATTGACCACGCCGTCACCGAGGCCTGCCTCGTGCAGGCAGGCGCCGATCAGCGCGTGCACGCCGGGACATTGCTCCGACGCCTTGAGCACGACCGTGTTGCCACAAGCCAGCGGCATGGCCAGCGCGCGCGTCGCGAGAATGACCGGCGCATTCCAGGGCGCGATGCCCAGCACCACGCCGACCGGCGAGCGCACGGCCATCGCGAGACTGCCGGGCACGTCGCTTGGAATGACGCTGCCGTCGATCTGCGTGGTCATTGCGGCGGCTTCCCGCAGCATGTTGGCCGCCAGCATGACATTGAAGCCATACCAGTTGGCCATCGCCCCCGTCTCGGCTGCGCCGATGGCGATGAAGTCCGCCGCGCGGGCGTCCATGCGTTCGGCGGCCGCGAGCAGGCGCTGACGGCGTGCGGTCGGCGAGAGCGCCGCCCACGCCGGGAACGCCGCCTGCGCAGCGTCGGCGGCGGCATCGGCGTCGGCGAGCGTTGCCGCCGGCGCGCGCGACGCCACGGCGCCCGTCACCGGATCGATCCGCTCGAACGTCGCTCCCCCTTGCGCGCCGCGCCACTGGCCGCCAATCAGCATCTGTACGTCGTGCATCGCGTCATCCTCTCTCGTTCGTTGCGTCGCGTGAGTCGGTGTTCGCCCAGCTTCAGCGCTTGTAAGCCTGCAAGCCCGGCTTGATCGACTTGTCGTCGAGGAACTGCTTGAGCCCCTGCTCGCGACCGTGCTCCGGATCGCGCAGTTGCGCCTGATCGAGCTTGGCGTACAGGTAGTCTTCGCTCTGTTCCCACGTGAGTTCGCGCGCACGCTTGAAGCCATGCTTGGCCGCGCGCAACACCACCGGATTCTTCTCGAGCAGCTTGGCGGCCAGCGCCAGCGTGGTCTCGCGCAATTGGGCGAGCGGCACGCTCTGATTGACGAGGCCCATTTCCGCAGCCTGCACGCCGGTGAACGTGTCGCCAGTCATGATGTAGTGCAGCGCCCGACGATGGCCGACAGTATCCGCCATCGCCTTGCTCACCAGGTTGCCCGGCGGAATGCCCCAGTTGATCTCGGACAGGCCGAACACGGCCTCGTCGGCGGCAATCGCCAGATCGCACGCCACCAGCGGCGAGAAACCGCCGCCGAAGCACCACCCGTTGACCATGGCGATCGTGGGCTTCGAATACATGCGAAGACGACGCCACTGCCAGTCGGAGGCGTCGCGACGCACACGCTCCTGCACGATCTCCGGACCGCCGTCGATCTCGCGGAAGTACTCCTTCAGATCCATGCCCGCCGTCCACGCGGCGCCCGCGCCGGTGAGCACGACGACTTTCACGTCGGCGTCGAGTTCGATGGCGTCGAGCACCTGGTTCATCTCGGTGTTGAGCGTCGGGCTCATGGCGTTGCGCTTGTCCGGACGATTGAAGATCACCCAGCCAATACCGCCCTCGACTTTCACATCAACCGTTTTCCAGCGTCCTTCGTATGCATTCATTTTGCGAAATTCCCAAGTGTGCGGGGCAACCTGCGCCGCGCGCCGGGAGTGGCGCGCGGTGTTGCCGACACACACATTTAATATCAGGTAACCTTACATTGCAAGCACTGTGTTTTCAGTGGAAACCCTTAGCGCATTTTTCAGAACGTGTGACGCATGCCGAGCATCACCCCGGCTTGCCCTTCACCCGCGGGCGGCGTGGTACCGCCTCCGCCGCCGCTGACCGAGTAGGCCGCGTGCGCGCTGTTGAACAGATAGGCGGCCTGCGCATAGACGGCGGTGCGCACCGACAGCGAATACGTGGCGCGCAGCGTGGTCATCGTGCCGCGCGTGTTGTGATCGCTGTTGATGATGCGATAGACCTGGCCGTCCACGAGCCAGGCCGGGGTGATGTTGTATGCCGCGCCCAGGTAGAAGAGGTTCGAATGCGTGTTGACCGCAGGCGTCGAGACACGGCGGCCCAGCCAGCCGCCACCAACCTTGAAGGCGCCGTACTTGTAGTACGCGCCAAGGGTCGTGCGCGTGTCCTTGTCGCCGCTGCTGGCGAAGGCGACGGTCGGCTGTCCGTCGAAGAAGTTGGCCGCCGCGTTGGTGCCGCCGCGTTGCTCCTCGTACGACGCGGCCACGCCGAAGTTGCTGGCGTCGTACTTGAGCATCACCGACCAGTCGCGGCACTGCACGGACTGCCCCGGCACCTGTCCGGCGCACGTGCCCTGGCCGGGGGAGTTGCCCGTACCGCCCGAATCACGCCCGAAGGAATACCCCGCGCCGAAGCTCAGTCCCTGCCACGCCACCTGGTACGTGACCGAGTTGTCGGTCCGCGCGTTGGGAATGTACGCGTCGAACGACCCCATGCCGTAGATGTCCGGGCCGAGCACGTCGGAGCCCAGCAGCGCGTAGAACGTCATCGAGTACTGCCGCCCGAACGCGAGCGTGCCGTACGGGCCCTTCAGGCCCACGAAGGCCTGACGCCCGAACAACCGGCCGCCCTGCCCCTGGTCGCCGCCGCGCAGGTTGAAACCGCTCTCGAGCTGGAAGATCGCGGCAAGTCCGCCGCCAAGATCCTCGGTGCCGCGCAGGCCCCAGCGCGAGGGCAACTCGCCCGTCACGCCGGGCATGCGAAAGACGGCGCCATTGGCGCTTGCGTGAGAGACGTACTCGATGCCGGTGTCGACGATGCCGTACAGCGTGACGTTCGATTGCGCGTCGGCGATGCCGGGCGCGGCGAGTACGGTGGCGGCGCCCAGCATTGCGAGCGCGCGGGTGCGGAAGGGAATTGCCATGCGAGTCTCCAGATTATTGATGTCGTTATCGTTTAAACGGGGCAAAGCGGCGAAACAGGTGAGGCAAGTCAGGCGATGGAAAGCGTGTTGTGCCGAAAGCCCGCGGCGCATGCGGATGCGCCCGCGAGATACACAAGAAAAAACGCGACGGGGCAGCCGAAACGCCGTCCGTCGCGTGCAAGCGAGGCCAACCGGTGAAACGGTTCAGTCAGCCGCGCGGGGACGACGGATCAGCGTGAGCGCGGCCAGCGCGGCCACGATCGTCACCGGGATGCTCGCGCCGATCACGACGGCCGCGCTGCTTCCCACGGCCAGCAGCATGCCGGCGGCGAGCGGGCCCACGACCGAACCGATGCGGCCGATGGCCACCGCGGCGCCCACGCCGGTGCCACGCATTGCGGTCGGGTAGTAGGCCGCCGCGAGCGCATAGAGCACGGACTGCCCGCCGATGATGAACATGCCCGCGAAGAATGCCGCCGTGGCCAACACACCGAAGCCATGCGCGGCCGCCAGCCCGACGAGCGACGCGATCATGCCCAGATACATGCCACCGATCACGAGCGACATGCGCGCCCGATCCATCAGGTAGCCCAGTGCGAGCACGCCCACGGCGCTGCCCACATTGAAGAGGATCTGAACCCAGCCGATCTCACCGCGCGCCAGACCGCGCGAGCCCATGAGCGACGGCAACCAGTTGAGCAGGAAGTACAGCACGATCAGCGTGCAGAAGTAGGACAGCCAGAGTTGCACAGTCGACAGGCCGCGCCCCTCGGAGAACAGCACCGACATCATCGGCGCGGGCGTGACACGCTCGCCCTGTGCCGTTGCCGCCTTGAAGGCACGCGACTCGGGCAGGCACCAGGCCAGCAAGGGCAGGAGCAGCAGCGGGCCGACGCCGCCCACGTAGAAGATGTGGCGCCAATCGGCATCGCTCACGGCCAGCATGCCGATCGTGGCCGCGATGCCGCCGCCTAGCGGAATGCCGCAGTACATGATGCTCACCGCGGTGCCGCGCTTACGCGGCGCGACGGCTTCCGAGGACAGCGCGATCAGGTTCGGCATCGCCCCGCCAAGGCCAATGCCCGTGAGCACACGCACGATCACCAGCATCCAGAAATCCGACACGAACGCCGTGGCGATCGACAGCACGCCGAACAATGCCGCCGAGAGCATCAACACCCGTTTGCGGCCGATGCTGTCGGCCAGACGGCCGCCCACCATGGCGCCCGGCAGCAGCCCGAACGTGCCGGCCGAAAACGCGATGCCCATTTGCGCAACGCTCAGGCCGAACTCCTTCGACATGCCGCGCGCCGCCACGCCGACCGACTGCAGGTCGAGGCCTTCGAGCAACGCCACCGCGAAGCACAACGCCAGCGTCATGACGACCGGGCTGGTGCCGCTCGCCGTGCCGTCCGCGCCGATGGGCAACGCTCGCGCGCCGCCATCCCGATTCGATTCCATGGTGTCTCCTGTGATCTTCTTGATGGTCTTCGGTCACCGCCCGAGCTGGCGGCGCCTGATACGAAGCCCATCCACGCCGCAAGCGAAGCCCCAGGCGTGCACTGGCACGGATCATTTAATCAGGTAACCTGATATTAACGACGCGAGTGCGGTGCACACGACGATGCCGTTACACCCGGTTCGTCGCTTTCGTCTTGCCGTGTCGATGGAATTCGGTCGCACGCGTATGCGGCGACGGACTCCATTTAATATCAAGCTACCTGACAATACAAGCAATCGGCAGGTCGGGACAAACCCGGAGTCAGTCGCGCAGGTTGCGAACGAACAATTCGAGATGGCGCTGCACGGCGGCGGCGTCTTCGCGGCTCACGTCGGCGCGCATGCGCGCGTCGATGTCGCGGGCCACCGCCTCGCACTGGGCGAGCACGCGGCGGCCTTCGTCGGTCAGTTGCAGCAGCACGATACGCCCATGGTTGGGATCGGGCTCGCGCGTGATCCACTGGCGCGCCGCCATCACGCTCACGACCTCGTTGGCCGATTGCGGCGTGATGAACGAGCGCTGGGCGAGTTGTGCGTTCGAGAGCTTGCCGCGGGCGTCGAGCACCGACAGCGCGGTGAATTGCGCCAGTGTGAGGCCCAGCGGCGCGAGCGCCTCGGACATGTGGCGACGCAGCAGGCGGTCGAGACTGGCGATGACGTACGTCAGGCGCAGCTTCGAGCGGCGAGGCCGCGCTTCCGCGGTTCCCGTCGCCGCATCGACAGGTTCGTTGCCGGATTCGTGGGCGACGGGGTCGTGGGCGAGCTTCTTTTTCTGAGGGACGACGCTCATGATGGGTGGGCGAGAATACGCGAAAGGTCGCGCAGTGCGGAAAAGCCCACAGTGTAACGCCGTCGCCGCCCGGTTGGTCAGCCGGCCAGCTTGCGGAACGTCTCGAGCACCGCGTCGCCCTTGAACGGCTTGACGATCCAGCCCTTCACGCCGGCGGCCTTGCCGCGCTCCTTCATCGCCGGGCTGCTCTCGGTGGTGAGCATCACGACATTGACGGCGTGATTCGCCAGTTCGCCGCGAATCTTCTCGACCATCGTCAGGCCGTCCATGTTGGGCATGTTCACGTCGCTGATGATCAGTTTCACGCCCGGGCTCCCCCTGAGCTTCGCGAGGCCGTCCTTGCCGTCGACGGCCGTGTCCACGTCCAGTCCGTTCTTGCGCAGGAAACCGGCGACTTCGTCGCGCACGGTGCTCGAATCGTCGACCACGAGAATCTTCGACATGATGATGTCCTTTGTGTGTAAGAGATGAAGTTTCCGAGCCGGGATCTCAGAACAGTTCCAGCGCCCCGGTCTCGACGGGTGCGGCCGTCGCTGGCGTCGCTTCGCGGAACGCTTCGGGCGACCAGTTCAGGCTGAAGACGAAATGCTGATGCAGCGTGACAATTCGCGCATCGACCGGGTCGGCGACGCGATAGACGAAACACAGCTGGGGATTGTCGGTACCGAACGAGATGTACTTCTGTTTGTGATTGATGAGCAGCGGCACCTGCACCTGCGCGCGGTCGGCGGCCGACGCCTCGCCCAGATAGCGATTCTTGAACGCGCCCCAGATGAGATTGGTCATCTCGCCGAGCATGCCGTTGAGCTCGCGAAAGCCGGCCTGGCCTTCGCAGCGGCCCGTGTGCTCGAGCAGTTGCATGAACGGCACCTGCTCGGCCTGCATCATCATGTAGCCGCGGCACCAGGCGCTCTCGAGCGGAATCAGGCTGAAGACCTCGCCGAAGATGATGCGATCGCGCACCACGCTGGGCGACTCGCACGTGAGCGCGATGTCGTCGCCGAACAGGCCTCGAAACACGCCTTCGGTGATATCGATCATGCCGCGCACGAGCGCTTCGGGGTATTCGTGTTCGACGTTGTCGTCGAGAATCAGGAACTG belongs to Pandoraea pnomenusa and includes:
- a CDS encoding aldehyde dehydrogenase, with amino-acid sequence MHDVQMLIGGQWRGAQGGATFERIDPVTGAVASRAPAATLADADAAADAAQAAFPAWAALSPTARRQRLLAAAERMDARAADFIAIGAAETGAMANWYGFNVMLAANMLREAAAMTTQIDGSVIPSDVPGSLAMAVRSPVGVVLGIAPWNAPVILATRALAMPLACGNTVVLKASEQCPGVHALIGACLHEAGLGDGVVNVVTNAPEDAGEIVARLIAHPAVRRVNFTGSTHVGRIIARVAAEHLKPALLELGGKAPVLVLDDADLDAAVDGIAFGAFFNQGQICMSTERVIVDARVADAFVEKLTAKAATLHAGAPTSPESVLGAMVSAQAASRVAALVEDAREHGARLPLGCRVEGAIMQATIVDGVTPAMRLYREESFGPVVTIQRVQGDDEAVALANDSEFGLSAAIFSRDVSRALQLARRIESGICHINGPTVHDEAQMPFGGVKASGYGRFGSKASIGEFTELRWITVQTTPRHYPI
- a CDS encoding p-hydroxycinnamoyl CoA hydratase/lyase, producing MNAYEGRWKTVDVKVEGGIGWVIFNRPDKRNAMSPTLNTEMNQVLDAIELDADVKVVVLTGAGAAWTAGMDLKEYFREIDGGPEIVQERVRRDASDWQWRRLRMYSKPTIAMVNGWCFGGGFSPLVACDLAIAADEAVFGLSEINWGIPPGNLVSKAMADTVGHRRALHYIMTGDTFTGVQAAEMGLVNQSVPLAQLRETTLALAAKLLEKNPVVLRAAKHGFKRARELTWEQSEDYLYAKLDQAQLRDPEHGREQGLKQFLDDKSIKPGLQAYKR
- a CDS encoding porin, with the protein product MLGAATVLAAPGIADAQSNVTLYGIVDTGIEYVSHASANGAVFRMPGVTGELPSRWGLRGTEDLGGGLAAIFQLESGFNLRGGDQGQGGRLFGRQAFVGLKGPYGTLAFGRQYSMTFYALLGSDVLGPDIYGMGSFDAYIPNARTDNSVTYQVAWQGLSFGAGYSFGRDSGGTGNSPGQGTCAGQVPGQSVQCRDWSVMLKYDASNFGVAASYEEQRGGTNAAANFFDGQPTVAFASSGDKDTRTTLGAYYKYGAFKVGGGWLGRRVSTPAVNTHSNLFYLGAAYNITPAWLVDGQVYRIINSDHNTRGTMTTLRATYSLSVRTAVYAQAAYLFNSAHAAYSVSGGGGGTTPPAGEGQAGVMLGMRHTF
- the mhpT gene encoding 3-(3-hydroxy-phenyl)propionate transporter MhpT, with translation MESNRDGGARALPIGADGTASGTSPVVMTLALCFAVALLEGLDLQSVGVAARGMSKEFGLSVAQMGIAFSAGTFGLLPGAMVGGRLADSIGRKRVLMLSAALFGVLSIATAFVSDFWMLVIVRVLTGIGLGGAMPNLIALSSEAVAPRKRGTAVSIMYCGIPLGGGIAATIGMLAVSDADWRHIFYVGGVGPLLLLPLLAWCLPESRAFKAATAQGERVTPAPMMSVLFSEGRGLSTVQLWLSYFCTLIVLYFLLNWLPSLMGSRGLARGEIGWVQILFNVGSAVGVLALGYLMDRARMSLVIGGMYLGMIASLVGLAAAHGFGVLATAAFFAGMFIIGGQSVLYALAAAYYPTAMRGTGVGAAVAIGRIGSVVGPLAAGMLLAVGSSAAVVIGASIPVTIVAALAALTLIRRPRAAD
- a CDS encoding MarR family winged helix-turn-helix transcriptional regulator, with protein sequence MSVVPQKKKLAHDPVAHESGNEPVDAATGTAEARPRRSKLRLTYVIASLDRLLRRHMSEALAPLGLTLAQFTALSVLDARGKLSNAQLAQRSFITPQSANEVVSVMAARQWITREPDPNHGRIVLLQLTDEGRRVLAQCEAVARDIDARMRADVSREDAAAVQRHLELFVRNLRD
- a CDS encoding response regulator, yielding MSKILVVDDSSTVRDEVAGFLRKNGLDVDTAVDGKDGLAKLRGSPGVKLIISDVNMPNMDGLTMVEKIRGELANHAVNVVMLTTESSPAMKERGKAAGVKGWIVKPFKGDAVLETFRKLAG
- a CDS encoding chemotaxis protein CheX — its product is MNRSTPRESVSQFLILDDNVEHEYPEALVRGMIDITEGVFRGLFGDDIALTCESPSVVRDRIIFGEVFSLIPLESAWCRGYMMMQAEQVPFMQLLEHTGRCEGQAGFRELNGMLGEMTNLIWGAFKNRYLGEASAADRAQVQVPLLINHKQKYISFGTDNPQLCFVYRVADPVDARIVTLHQHFVFSLNWSPEAFREATPATAAPVETGALELF